A genome region from Methanococcoides burtonii DSM 6242 includes the following:
- a CDS encoding NUDIX domain-containing protein, with product MPVPTTPLLTVDAVIILNGKIVLIKRNNYPFKNEFALPGGFVEVGETTEAAAIRESFEETGLSIDLVKLIGVYSDPSRDPRGHTVSVCYLATGHGNPEANTDAADVALFDPEKLPELAFDHRKMIDDAGDEINGILSKM from the coding sequence ATGCCAGTCCCAACAACACCCCTATTGACTGTTGATGCCGTAATCATCTTAAATGGTAAGATTGTACTCATCAAACGGAACAATTACCCGTTCAAAAACGAATTTGCACTACCAGGTGGCTTTGTGGAGGTAGGTGAGACAACTGAAGCTGCGGCAATCAGAGAATCTTTTGAAGAAACCGGATTATCTATCGATCTTGTTAAATTGATCGGAGTGTATTCAGACCCTTCGCGCGATCCTCGTGGACACACTGTGTCCGTATGCTATCTAGCAACAGGTCATGGAAATCCGGAAGCGAACACAGATGCAGCAGATGTAGCTTTGTTCGATCCCGAAAAATTGCCTGAACTGGCTTTCGACCACCGAAAAATGATAGATGATGCAGGAGATGAGATTAATGGAATTCTGTCCAAAATGTAA
- the artA gene encoding archaeosortase A, with amino-acid sequence MIENVLWIAVALMMASAILPPTKRIKFLVGGLGWVFFSLHWAYQPLHYVAINDYFNVILTIAIAFFCLFMAQNMIKGYKGFSVSEEKGHLNTVLMVTSATALGSLFYFPFANIPSLNQWIISTVTNNTVWMLQTLGHDVLVSGNEIVYNGYAVSIILACTAIESIALFTGLIISINAPKRKLFQAFMVSVPVIYSLNLIRNTFVIVAYGDQWFGPESFEIAHHIIAKFGSGIALFVIAYVVMRILPELLDLIDGLWEMTTEQLRSFVRKI; translated from the coding sequence ATGATTGAAAACGTACTTTGGATAGCCGTCGCATTAATGATGGCATCTGCTATCCTACCTCCAACAAAAAGGATAAAGTTTCTGGTTGGTGGTTTAGGGTGGGTGTTCTTTTCACTACACTGGGCTTACCAGCCATTACATTATGTCGCGATAAACGATTATTTTAATGTAATACTCACTATAGCCATTGCTTTTTTCTGTTTGTTCATGGCACAGAATATGATCAAGGGTTACAAAGGCTTTTCAGTTTCTGAAGAAAAGGGTCACCTCAATACTGTGCTAATGGTCACAAGTGCAACTGCGCTTGGTTCTCTTTTCTATTTCCCTTTCGCGAACATACCTTCGCTAAATCAGTGGATCATTTCCACAGTTACTAATAATACAGTGTGGATGCTCCAGACGTTGGGGCATGATGTGCTCGTAAGTGGTAATGAAATAGTTTATAATGGATATGCTGTTAGTATCATACTTGCCTGTACTGCAATTGAAAGCATTGCTTTGTTCACGGGTCTTATAATCTCTATAAACGCTCCTAAAAGGAAGCTCTTTCAGGCTTTCATGGTCTCAGTTCCCGTGATATATTCATTGAACCTCATCAGAAATACCTTTGTAATAGTTGCATATGGTGATCAGTGGTTCGGTCCTGAAAGTTTTGAAATTGCTCATCATATCATTGCCAAGTTCGGATCAGGAATCGCACTTTTTGTCATTGCCTATGTAGTAATGCGAATACTGCCTGAACTGCTTGACCTGATCGATGGTCTGTGGGAAATGACCACAGAACAGTTAAGGTCATTCGTACGTAAGATCTAA
- a CDS encoding phosphatidylserine decarboxylase, with protein MLAKDSLSWVVTVVTLTGIFLTAAVLTGIDLVWYLFYMSLFLTFFVIWFFRDPDRTTRICDHCMFSAADGKVMDVSGRRVCVFMNVHNVHVNRTPISGVVKSITHKKGGYLPAFHKDSERNERTVTVIKSSHGEVNVTQIAGVMVRRIVSYINVGDELVNGEKIGMIRFGSRVDVTIPDDFDIACKVGDRVYAGETVIAKKKNFKVRK; from the coding sequence ATGTTAGCTAAAGATTCTCTTTCATGGGTAGTTACTGTAGTTACTCTGACGGGTATTTTCCTGACCGCAGCGGTCTTGACGGGAATTGATCTTGTATGGTATTTGTTCTATATGTCTCTCTTCTTGACTTTTTTTGTCATCTGGTTCTTCAGGGATCCTGATCGGACTACCAGGATATGTGACCATTGTATGTTCTCAGCAGCCGATGGCAAAGTTATGGATGTAAGTGGACGACGGGTCTGTGTATTCATGAATGTCCATAATGTACATGTGAACCGCACACCTATATCTGGTGTCGTAAAGAGCATAACTCATAAAAAAGGTGGTTATTTACCTGCTTTTCATAAAGATTCTGAGCGGAACGAACGCACTGTCACAGTGATCAAGAGCAGTCACGGTGAAGTGAATGTGACTCAGATAGCCGGTGTAATGGTTCGCAGGATCGTTTCTTATATCAATGTAGGGGATGAGCTTGTCAATGGTGAAAAGATAGGGATGATCCGCTTTGGTTCCCGCGTAGATGTGACCATTCCAGACGATTTTGATATTGCCTGTAAGGTCGGCGACCGGGTTTATGCAGGTGAAACGGTAATTGCAAAAAAAAAGAACTTTAAGGTACGGAAATGA
- a CDS encoding archaetidylserine synthase produces the protein MTFIKILKIPDVVTLGNAMFGILSIFSAFSGKADLAFIFILFAAIADGADGFLARRMGSSAIGENLDSLADVISFGTAPAVVIFLIYGHLQPYLVGTAACIYVLCGVLRLARFNTKHKEIPDFEGLPITAAGVVLASYLLMDDKYIILYGIVILMLLLSYLMISEHPYPKLRHPKAMVIMAIIFMLPVLSYFVLPEYLFIFATLIFLLMLLYLESPLMKIPRQYYDE, from the coding sequence ATGACTTTTATAAAAATCCTTAAGATACCAGATGTTGTGACACTTGGTAATGCCATGTTCGGCATACTTTCAATTTTCAGTGCATTTTCTGGGAAAGCGGATCTGGCTTTCATTTTTATTCTCTTTGCAGCCATTGCTGATGGTGCAGATGGATTTCTGGCTCGTAGAATGGGTTCAAGTGCTATAGGTGAAAATCTGGATTCACTTGCAGATGTAATTTCTTTCGGTACAGCACCTGCAGTTGTCATCTTTTTGATATATGGTCATCTCCAGCCATATCTTGTGGGTACTGCTGCTTGTATCTATGTTCTCTGTGGTGTTCTCAGACTTGCTAGATTCAACACGAAACACAAAGAGATCCCGGATTTTGAGGGACTTCCAATTACAGCAGCAGGGGTTGTTCTTGCTTCTTACTTGTTAATGGACGACAAATATATAATACTTTACGGGATTGTTATTTTGATGCTTCTATTATCCTATCTTATGATAAGTGAGCATCCTTATCCCAAACTTCGTCATCCTAAAGCAATGGTTATTATGGCAATTATCTTCATGCTTCCAGTATTGTCCTATTTTGTCCTGCCGGAATATCTCTTCATCTTTGCTACATTAATTTTTTTATTAATGCTTCTTTATCTCGAATCTCCACTTATGAAGATTCCGCGGCAGTATTATGATGAATGA